The following are encoded in a window of Rosa chinensis cultivar Old Blush chromosome 4, RchiOBHm-V2, whole genome shotgun sequence genomic DNA:
- the LOC112198357 gene encoding protein FANTASTIC FOUR 3, which produces MATIVCQGLQSCLQEPQLVEPRTLRLKLSSSIPHHLFSATPLELGFKSFLSSESNHIKELSHEEKCHYDKPATKNSDLGGWSFLQSISNNSSQQQNPPTPVYNKRSSSVTRLNEKSLELCTENLGNETGTIFIENSIFESNDKSLVKRDQQKQSKSLGSKKSASVHNFPPPLTTISGSESLQVRPHREDGRLILKAVKAPLTHNCFQAERSNGRLRLCFSKDFFAPNFDSESQTAANEEDIEANSGEDNENEGYENDRDDEQEEQEVGDIDKVALGEQEGRVCLVEELEENSLKVGGEEGMDKFGRPSRCKEGGEHEKKGLLNFEPFNWVAT; this is translated from the coding sequence ATGGCTACGATTGTATGTCAAGGTTTACAGTCATGCCTACAGGAGCCACAGCTTGTAGAGCCAAGAACACTAAGGCTAAAACTCTCTTCGTCGATACCCCATCATCTTTTTTCAGCAACACCTTTAGAACTAGGCTTCAAATCTTTTCTTTCATCCGAGTCTAACCACATAAAAGAGCTTAGTCATGAAGAGAAATGCCACTATGACAAACCCGCCACCAAGAACTCTGACTTGGGTGGCTGGAGTTTCCTCCAATCTATCTCCAACAACAGTTCCCAACAACAAAACCCTCCAACCCCGGTTTACAATAAGCGGTCATCATCGGTTACTAGGCTGAATGAGAAGAGCTTGGAGCTGTGCACTGAAAACTTGGGCAATGAGACTGGCACCATCTTCATCGAAAACAGTATTTTCGAGTCGAATGATAAGAGTTTGGTGAAGAGGGACCAGCAGAAGCAGAGTAAAAGCTTGGGAAGCAAGAAATCTGCTAGTGTTCATAATTTTCCTCCACCACTAACCACGATAAGCGGCTCGGAGTCTCTACAAGTCAGACCACACAGGGAAGACGGTCGGCTAATACTCAAGGCTGTCAAGGCCCCATTGACACATAATTGTTTCCAAGCGGAGAGAAGCAATGGCCGCCTTCGGTTATGCTTTTCCAAAGACTTCTTTGCTCCTAACTTTGACTCCGAGTCACAAACCGCAGCCAATGAAGAAGACATTGAAGCAAACAGTGGTGAGGATAATGAAAATGAAGGATACGAAAATGATAGGGATGACGaacaagaagaacaagaagtgGGGGACATTGACAAAGTAGCTTTGGGAGAACAAGAAGGTCGAGTGTGTTTGGTTGAGGAGTTGGAAGAAAATAGTTTGAAAGTTGGGGGTGAAGAGGGAATGGACAAGTTCGGAAGGCCAAGCAGATGCAAAGAAGGTGGTGAGCATGAGAAGAAAGGACTGTTAAACTTTGAGCCTTTTAATTGGGTGGCTACTTGA